The Enterobacter huaxiensis sequence AAACGAGGATGGAGAAGTTGTTGCAGAAGTCTGTAGAATGCCCGGACAAAACTATTCACTACATGTCACGATTTCAGGAGAACACCACCGATGCGGACGTATCTGGGTTGGTTACTGGCGGCGGTTTCGCTGCCCCTCACAGCATATGCGCAGGAAGCAACGATTAAAGAGGTTCATGATAAACCTGCCGTACACGGCAGCATTATCGCGAACCTGCTTCAGGAGCATGACAATCCGTTCACGCTTTATCCGTACGACACGAACTATGTGATTTACACTCAGACCAGCGATCTCAACAAAGAGGCGATCAGCTCCTATAACTGGTCCGATAATGCGCGTAAGGATGAGGTGAAGTACCAGCTCAGCCTCGCATTCCCGTTCTGGCGCGGCATTTTGGGGCCGAACTCGGTGTTTGGTGCCTCCTACACGCAGAAGTCCTGGTGGCAGCTTTCCAACAGCGGAGAGTCCTCACCGTTTCGTGAAACCAACTATGAGCCGCAGCTGTTCCTCGGTTTCGCAACGGACTACGAGTTCGCAGGCTGGACGCTGCGCGACGTCGAAGTGGGCTTTAACCACGACTCCAACGGTCGTTCCGATCCTACCTCACGCAGCTGGAACCGTGCTTACACCCGCCTGATGGCGCAAAACGGCAACTTCATGGTGGAAGTGAAGCCGTGGTACGTGGTGGGCAGCACCGATGACAACCCGGACATCACCAAATACATGGGTTACTACCAGCTCAAAGTGGGCTATCAGCTGGGTGACGCGGTGCTGAGCGCCAAAGGCCAGTACAACTGGAACACCGGCTACGGCGGCGCAGAGCTGGGCCTGAGCTATCCGGTATCGAAACACGTGCGTCTTTATACGCAGGTGTACAGCGGGTACGGCGAGTCGCTGATCGACTACAACTTCAACCAGACCCGTGTGGGTGTGGGCGTTATGCTGAACGATATTTTCTAGGTCGCTCGAATGTTTTTGCGTTAAACGTTGAAGTTTCTTTCTCAGGCGCTGAAAATAGCGCCTGTTTCATTTCTGGCATATGGGGTTAACGTGGCGCAGGCGGAAGTATTGAATCAGGAATCGCTGGCTAAACAGGTTTTGCAGGAAACCTTTGGCTACCAGCAGTTCCGTCCTGGCCAGGAAACCATCATTGAAACGGTGCTGGAAGGCCGAGATTGCCTGGTGGTGATGCCCACCGGCGGCGGAAAATCGCTCTGCTACCAGGTGCCCGCGCTGGTGCTTAACGGCCTGACGGTCGTGGTGTCGCCCCTTATTTCTCTGATGAAAGACCAGGTTGACCAGCTGCTCGCCAACGGCGTGGCGGCGGCCTGTCTTAACTCGACGCAAACCCGCGAGCAGCAGCAGGAGGTCATGGCCGGCTGCCGCACCGGGCAGATTAGGCTGCTGTATATCGCGCCCGAGCGCCTGATGCTGGATAACTTCCTCGATCATCTCGCGCACTGGAACCCTGTCCTGCTGGCGGTGGATGAAGCGCACTGTATCTCCCAGTGGGGGCATGATTTCCGTCCGGAATATGCCGCCCTCGGCCAGCTGCGTCAGCGCTTCCCCGAGCTGCCGTTTATGGCGCTCACCGCCACGGCGGACGACACGACGCGTCTGGACATTGTTCGCCTG is a genomic window containing:
- the pldA gene encoding phospholipase A, with product MRTYLGWLLAAVSLPLTAYAQEATIKEVHDKPAVHGSIIANLLQEHDNPFTLYPYDTNYVIYTQTSDLNKEAISSYNWSDNARKDEVKYQLSLAFPFWRGILGPNSVFGASYTQKSWWQLSNSGESSPFRETNYEPQLFLGFATDYEFAGWTLRDVEVGFNHDSNGRSDPTSRSWNRAYTRLMAQNGNFMVEVKPWYVVGSTDDNPDITKYMGYYQLKVGYQLGDAVLSAKGQYNWNTGYGGAELGLSYPVSKHVRLYTQVYSGYGESLIDYNFNQTRVGVGVMLNDIF